In Thermanaerovibrio velox DSM 12556, the genomic stretch TCCCTTAAGCCTTTCACATGGGACGTTGCGCCTTGCAACAAAACATCGAATTCCCCAAGCCCTCGCAAGGGACTCTACAAACTGGGAATCCCTATGGGATACCTCTCTTATTCCGTGGTCTACATGTCCCCATATTTGAGTACCCCCCCAAAAACGCCTAAGGAGTGCCCCCATGGCCACAGAGTCACCGCCCCCAGAAACGGCAACGATCATCTTAGATGCTCCCCACCATCCTTGCTCCTCCCCAGCGGCCCTTAGCCTAGCCCCAAGGGACTTCTCAAGACATGCAAGCTCCTCACACCTCATGACCATCATCACCCCAGAAGGAGGAAAATCCACAAGCCCGAAGGGCAAGGTGGACAAATAATTGTAGCTGCAAAATACGACAAAAAAAATAACCCCCCTTGCACAAAGGGGGGATAATATCTGGTGGCGGTGACTGGAATCGAACCAGTGACACTGCGGGTATGAACCGCATGCTCTAGCCAACTGAGCTACACCGCCCTGGTTGCGGGGGCAGGATTTGAACCTGCGACCTTCGGGTTATGAGCCCGACGAGCTTCCGGACTGCTCCACCCCGCGATACCCCTCTTGGTGCCGAGAGCGGGACTCGAACCCGCACGGGCACAGGGCCCCAGGGATTTTAAGTCCCATGCGTCTACCAGTTCCGCCATCCCGGCCAGCGCTGATCATTATATCACCGAAAGACATCTAGTCAACCCCAACGGGACAAACTTCAACTATCTACCCGAGAATCCCCCTTCTTCTACGACCTCTTTTATCAGCTCCCCTACCGCATCTCTTATCATATCCCTTATCTTGCGGGCTCCATTAAGCACTTCCTCATGGGAACCCTTCAAGGCCGCAGGATCCGGAAACGGCCAATGAAGTTTTCTGGAAACTCCGGGGTAATCTGGACAACGTCCCGCCACGGCGGCATCACATACCGTGACTACGATGTCAAACTCAAGCCCCTTATCCAATAGTTCCATAGCACTCTTAGAATAATGCATGGACATATCTATGCCCACTTCACTCATCACATCTTTTACTATCTGGAGCACCCCATCTCCGGGCTCAAGACCGGCACTCCAGACGTCAAACATATCCCCTCCCATATGCCTAAGAAAAGCCTCCCCCATTTGACTCCTTGCGGTGTTACGGCCACAAAGGAAAAGAACCCTCACCTTCTCCATCACATAGCTCACCCCCATCCTTAAAGTGATTATAAACCAAGGCTTCCTTGACTTTTGCAATCAAGCGTGGTAACCTTCCACTTCAGATATCGTGATGATATTTTATTATGATAAATAAAAGGAGGAGCTGCGAAATGGTCTTTCAGGGATCGACCTACCTCGGACTTCTTAAGGGATCTCAGGCAGTGAGCCGTCAACTCCCCCCCGCCATTCGGGAAGAGATACGTGTAATCCTTAGGGATGTTAATTACAACGTCCCGCGGAACGATGGATGTGCATCCTTGCGCCGTGAGCTGGGAGACTCCATCGGGCAATCTCCAGAACACATCCTTGTGTTCGGGTCATCCTCAGATCCATTTAGAGACCTAGCTTTATCCATGAGGGGTGCAAAGGTATTGATGCCCTGGGGCTGCGGGGGGGCAGCGGAGGTTTTTGCCTCTTTAGGGTTCGACGTAATTTCAGTGCCCCTAACGTACGATGGGAAATTTTCATTCCCCATAGAGTCGTTCCTGGACGAATGGTCCTCCGCTAGGCCAGACGTGGTTTACCTGGACATCCCAAATGACCCCACCGGGCTTAGCTTGTCTAAAGATGATTTAATCATGCTATCTCTATTCTGCGGCAATTCACTGTGGCTAATAGACCAACGTTACGCCGAGTTCTCAATCCAAGATGAGCTGGACCTTAAGTACCTTTTTGACCGGTGGCAAGGGAAAAAGGGATTGGGGATCATCCGCTCTCTATCCTTCGCGTGGGGACTTGGGGCCATGGACATCTCGTACATGGTATGGGATCACCGGGGAGGGGAAGCCGTTAAATTTCCGTCCTCAAACAAAATAGAAAGCCCAAGGGGTGAGATACTAACCCACTTAGTAAGGCGCTGTTACGGTTGGATGGAATCTCGAACCTACTCCTGTCGCTACATAAGAGATGAATTCGCGAAGGGATGTTCAAAGATACCGGGGATAGAGGTTTACCAAGGGGATGGCCCATTCTTATTGCTAGGTTTTAACGACCAGGTTTGGAGCCAAGTGGCCGACCTATTCACGCAAAGGGACTGGACTATTCCCATTGAAGTTCCGAACATAAACAGCCCATTTGTGCAGGTATTTGCGACATCGGAAGAAGCCTTAAGTAGTCTTTTAAAGGATATACTCCTCGTCACAGGAGATCACCACGTCGAAACGGAAGAGGGAGTAAAAGCTGCCATAGCTTAACTTTACGGTTTAAGCCTTGCAACAAAGCAGTTTAAAATATATGCTTGGTTGGAGCCCATCCTAAACCCACGAGGGGGGACGACCAAGGTGACCGACCGGTGGAAGGACAAGCTGACGGATCAGTTGTGTAGGGCAATTTTAGCTCTGAAAGAAGAGGATGAGGTGTATCGTTTCCTCGAAGATGTGGCCACAATAGGGGAAATAAGGGCCTTTGCCCAGAGGCTGGAGGTGGCAAGGCTGCTGAGCGAAAACATGACGTACCCTCAAATCGCCCAGAGAACCGGAGCAAGCACCGCCACCATAAGTCGAGTCAAGAAGTTCCTTGATTACGGAGCGGACGGCTATAAAACCGTCTTAAGCAGGTTAAAGGACCAAGGCAAGCCCAGAAACTGAATGGGAGGGGCCTACCCCCTCCCATTTTTATTCCGCTTTCATCTTGGGACCTCATACTTAACGTGCAAGGCGCCGCAGGTAAGCATAGCGATAGGGCTAAAGGACCTAAGAGATAATACCAACCTTAGGACACAAGCTCGTCACCACACAACCCTTGCAATTTGGCCTCCTCGCCCTACACACGGCTCTGCCATGACATATCATGTTCACATGAGCCCCAAGATACCTCTCCGGTTTCAACAAACCCTCTAAAACCACTTGAATATCCTTGGGCTCCATGCCAAGAGGTGCAAAACCTAGCCTGGAGCTTAATCTTGCAACATGAGTATCCACAGGGAAAGCCGGTATTCCAAGGTCGAAGAGCATAACGCAAGCAGTCGTCTTTGCCCCAACCCCTGGTAGGGACAACAGGAACTCCCGAACCCTATCAGGGGGCCAATGCTTAATTGGCTCCATCGTATACCCACCGAATCGGCCACGGACCACCTCTAAAATTTCCCTTATCCTGGCGGCCTTGCTATTTCCAAGCCCAGCGACTTTTATTGCCTCAGCCACCTCTTCCACAGGGGCAACCGCCACAGATCCCCACGTTGGAAACCTACTTATAAGCTCTTGATAGGCCTTATCCCTGTTCTTGTCATTGGTATTTTGAGATAGAACCGTCAGGATAAGGCCTCCAAGGGGCTCATCGCTCGGGGCTAAGGTGAGGGAGCTCTCGTTTCTATAGGCTTCCTCCAGCAAATCAAATACAGACAGAGCCCTTTTCATATCTCCTTCCCGAAGAATATGGGGGCTACTAATCCTCTTCACCATCGTCAGACCCAGCCGGATCATCCACATCCATAGGTTCTTCGTCGCTGTCTGAGTCTCCTTCACCCTCGGATACGTTATCGTTAGCACCCTTTTTCGATTCCTTAAGCTTCTCAAGCATCTTCTTTAGCCTTTCCTTGGCCAACCCGTGTACCGTACCCTCTGGGTAGGAGCCATCCTCAGCAGGCACCCCAGCTTGAATTCCAGTGAGGAGCTCAAGCCCCTGGTCTATATTTTCTACCGCCCATATATGAAACTTCCCTTCCTTAACCGCGTCTAAAACATCATGATGAAGCATTAGGTTCTTAACGTTTTGCACCGGGATCATAACCCCCTGCGTTCCGGAGAGCCCCTTGGCCTTACAGTACCGGAAAAATCCTTCTATCTTCTCGTTAACGCCACCTATTGGCTGTACATTGCCAAACTGGTCTACCGAACCGGTAACAGCCACATCCTGACGAAGCGGGACACCAGCTATGGCGGATATCAGGCAGTAGAGCTCCGTGGAGGAGGCGCTGTCGCCCTCTATCCCCGAATAGGTCTGTTCAAAAGCTATCCTGGCAGAAAGGGACAACGGCATATCCTGTGCGTACTTGCGTCCCAAGTAGCTCTGGAGGGTAAGCAGCCCCTTGTTATGAATGGGACCCGTCATCTTAACCTCCCGCTCTATGTTCACGACCCCTTCCTGTCCCATGAACACGTTAGCAGTTATCCTGACAGGATGTCCAAAAGCGTGGTCAACCATGTCGACCACGGTGAGACCGTTTATCTGTCCCACCGCCCTACCCTCAGTATCTACCCTTATAAAACCCTCTTCGAAAGCCCTGCGCAACCGCTCCTCGATGAGGTTAGACCTAAATATCTTCTCCTCTATGGCCTTTCTAACGTGATCCCTGCCAACTTTCGCAGATCTCTCCATCTTTGCCCACGCGGTTGATTCCACGAGTATCTCTGCTATACGGTTAAACTGGGTGGACATCCTATCCTGATTCTCAGAAAGGCGGCATGACCATTCGATTACCTCTGCAACCGCCTCAGAGTCGAAGGCAATTCCCCCTTCTTTTTTGACGAAGTTAGCCACAAAACAGGCCAACAGCTTCTCCGTCTCGGGGTTTCTAGGCATATCGGAGTCAAAATGTGCCTTTATCTTGAATATCTTCTGGAACTCTGGGTCGTATATGTTAAGCAGGTAGTAGATCCAATAGGTACCAACTATCACTACCTTAAGGTCCACCGGGATAGGTGCAGGCCTCAAGGATGAAACTGGCACGAACCCCAATTGCTCCCCAAGGTTCTCTATAGATAGCTCCTGGGTCCTTAAGACCCTTTTGAGGGCGTCCCAAGACATGAAGTGCCGGAACAGCTCTTCCGCCTCAAGAACCAGGAATCCACCGTTAGCCTTGTGTATGGCACCGGGGACGATCTTCTTGAAATCCGTGTAAAGGTAACCCTGGCGGCTTTCGTATTCCACCTTACCAACCAGGTTGTAATAGGTTGGGTTGGTTTCCCTTATGACCGGGGCTCCTTGGGCTGGATCGTTGGACACGAACACGTTAACTTGATATTTGGAGAAGTCAACCTCCGCGTTATCGTCTCTGCCTGCGGCGATGAAGGCACTGAAGTTAGCCACCACGTCCTCAGCAAGCTGGTCCAGCCACTGAGAACAGCTGCCGTAAGAACCATAGGCCTCCTTAAGCTCATCAAAATGGGGTTTTATAGCCCCTCTGCATATCTCTGCCTCCAGGGATTTTATGCGGTCCTTGAGTCCCTTTTCTCTTTCTCTTATCTGCCTTAAGATCTCCAGCGTCCTCTGGGATATCTCCTCCGATACCCTCTGAAGCCTTTGCTGTTCTTCCTCTCCAAGGGCCTCGAACTCCTCTTGCTGCATCTCCCTTTGGGAAACCTCACCAGATTCGGAGACCTCTTTCACCAGGGGAAGGTTAACAAAACCCTGGGGGGTTCTCTTAATCACAAACCCCCTCTCCACAGCCCAATCCTTAAGCTCCTCCATGAGGGCGTTAACCTGTTCTTGAAACTCCCTCACCAACTGAGCCTTACTATCCTCATACTGGCTGTTGTCAAAGGCTTTGCTAAGCGTGACCTTGAGATCCTCTAGAGTCTCCTCCATATCCCTTGCCAATTCCCTGCCCATCCCCGCAGGCAAGTTTATGGCCATCGGCTCCTGAGGTTCCTTGAAGTTATAGACATACACCCAATCACTAGGAGCCGGCATCTCCTTTGCCCTATTTGAGAGCTCCTCCAGGATATACGTGGTCCTACCGCTTCCGGGATTGCCAACCACGAAGAGGTTATAACCCTTGCTGTTGACCGCCAAGCCAAACGATATGGACCTAACAGCCCTTTCCTGCCCTATCAGTCCCTTAAGGCATCCAAGCTCATCGGTGTCAGCAAACCCCAAGGATCGAACGTCAGTTATTCTACGAAGCTTATCTATGGGAACCGCAAAACGGTAATCTTCCATGATTCAAACTCCCCCCGTCCTATGGAGATACACATAACCCCATGCAAAAAGCAGAAAGCCTTTTAATTTAAAATTAATAACAAGAACTGCCCGTTTGTACGTATTATAACAGCCCAAGTAACCCTTTATAACAGCCAGGGTAGGGAAATAAAAAAGGGAGGGCCATGCCCTCCCTCCTCAACAAAGCGCTAACCCCTAGAGCTTCTCCACGTTGGCCGCCTGGGGTCCCTTCTGACCATTAACCACCTCGAAGGAAACCCTCTGCCCCTCCTCAAGGGTCTTGAAACCCTCCTCCTGGATAGCACTGAAGTGGACGAACACATCCTTGCCATCCTCTGCGGTTATAAAGCCATATCCCTTGGTTGCGTTAAACCACTTAACTACTCCGTTGGTCTTCAAAAGCATTGCCCCCCGCTATGAATATGTTGTCGATGGCGCCAATCGACGAACTTACATTACCCAGTTCAAGGGACGGTGTCAAGCTATTCAATGTGATATACCCAAAAAGCATAAACCACAATCCTCATATTGACCTTTAGTGACCTAGCAGATATAATCACCTCATCAGGTTTAGTAAAAACGGAGGGATCCACATGAACATGGACAGGTTTACAAGTAAGTCGCAGGAAGCATTGCTAGAGGCACAAAAGGAGGCCATAAGACTATCTCATCAGGGGATAGACCCCGAACACCTGCTGCTCGCCCTACTGATCCAGGAGGGTGGGCTAATAAGCCGGATCCTCGAGCGCGAGGGGTTCTCTGTTCAGGGGATGATCCAAGAAACCGAGCGGGAACTTGCAAGAAGGCCCAAGGTCTCAGGCCCAGCAATAGAGAGCGGTAAGATATACCTCACCCACAGGCTATCTAAGTTGCTGGTGGACGCGGAAGAAGAAGCAAAGGCCATGAAGGACGACTACGTGTCCGTGGAGCACCTCTTCCTAAGGCTTTTGGAGGAACCAGATTCAACCCCTGTGAAGAGAATCCTAAAAACCTTTAACGTAACACGGGACAGGTTCCTGAAGGCCTTGGCAGAAGTGCGCGGAGGTCAGAGGATAACCAGCGCAACACCAGAAGAAACCTATGAGGCGCTCGAAAAATACGGCAGAGACCTGGTCAAGATGGCCAAAGAGGGCAAACTCGACCCAGTCATAGGAAGGGACGAGGAGATACGAAGGGTAATCAGGATACTCAGCAGGAAGACCAAGAACAACCCCGTGTTGATAGGTGAACCAGGGGTTGGTAAAACCGCCATCGTGGAGGGATTAGCTCAGCGTATTCTCAAGGGGGACGTACCGGAAGGCCTGAAGGAGAAAACCGTGTTTGCACTAGACATGGGCTCATTGATCGCTGGAGCCAAGTTCCGCGGTGAGTTTGAAGAGCGGCTGAAGGCGGTTTTGTCTGAGATCAAAAGAAGCAACGGCCGGATAATACTGTTCATAGACGAGCTTCACACAGTGGTAGGAGCCGGCAAGGCCGAGGGTGCCATGGACGCGGGGAACATGCTCAAACCAATGCTTGCAAGGGGCGAGCTTCGCTGCATAG encodes the following:
- a CDS encoding arsenate reductase ArsC yields the protein MEKVRVLFLCGRNTARSQMGEAFLRHMGGDMFDVWSAGLEPGDGVLQIVKDVMSEVGIDMSMHYSKSAMELLDKGLEFDIVVTVCDAAVAGRCPDYPGVSRKLHWPFPDPAALKGSHEEVLNGARKIRDMIRDAVGELIKEVVEEGGFSGR
- a CDS encoding Lon protease family protein; protein product: MEDYRFAVPIDKLRRITDVRSLGFADTDELGCLKGLIGQERAVRSISFGLAVNSKGYNLFVVGNPGSGRTTYILEELSNRAKEMPAPSDWVYVYNFKEPQEPMAINLPAGMGRELARDMEETLEDLKVTLSKAFDNSQYEDSKAQLVREFQEQVNALMEELKDWAVERGFVIKRTPQGFVNLPLVKEVSESGEVSQREMQQEEFEALGEEEQQRLQRVSEEISQRTLEILRQIREREKGLKDRIKSLEAEICRGAIKPHFDELKEAYGSYGSCSQWLDQLAEDVVANFSAFIAAGRDDNAEVDFSKYQVNVFVSNDPAQGAPVIRETNPTYYNLVGKVEYESRQGYLYTDFKKIVPGAIHKANGGFLVLEAEELFRHFMSWDALKRVLRTQELSIENLGEQLGFVPVSSLRPAPIPVDLKVVIVGTYWIYYLLNIYDPEFQKIFKIKAHFDSDMPRNPETEKLLACFVANFVKKEGGIAFDSEAVAEVIEWSCRLSENQDRMSTQFNRIAEILVESTAWAKMERSAKVGRDHVRKAIEEKIFRSNLIEERLRRAFEEGFIRVDTEGRAVGQINGLTVVDMVDHAFGHPVRITANVFMGQEGVVNIEREVKMTGPIHNKGLLTLQSYLGRKYAQDMPLSLSARIAFEQTYSGIEGDSASSTELYCLISAIAGVPLRQDVAVTGSVDQFGNVQPIGGVNEKIEGFFRYCKAKGLSGTQGVMIPVQNVKNLMLHHDVLDAVKEGKFHIWAVENIDQGLELLTGIQAGVPAEDGSYPEGTVHGLAKERLKKMLEKLKESKKGANDNVSEGEGDSDSDEEPMDVDDPAGSDDGEED
- a CDS encoding aminotransferase class I/II-fold pyridoxal phosphate-dependent enzyme translates to MVFQGSTYLGLLKGSQAVSRQLPPAIREEIRVILRDVNYNVPRNDGCASLRRELGDSIGQSPEHILVFGSSSDPFRDLALSMRGAKVLMPWGCGGAAEVFASLGFDVISVPLTYDGKFSFPIESFLDEWSSARPDVVYLDIPNDPTGLSLSKDDLIMLSLFCGNSLWLIDQRYAEFSIQDELDLKYLFDRWQGKKGLGIIRSLSFAWGLGAMDISYMVWDHRGGEAVKFPSSNKIESPRGEILTHLVRRCYGWMESRTYSCRYIRDEFAKGCSKIPGIEVYQGDGPFLLLGFNDQVWSQVADLFTQRDWTIPIEVPNINSPFVQVFATSEEALSSLLKDILLVTGDHHVETEEGVKAAIA
- a CDS encoding cold-shock protein; its protein translation is MKTNGVVKWFNATKGYGFITAEDGKDVFVHFSAIQEEGFKTLEEGQRVSFEVVNGQKGPQAANVEKL
- a CDS encoding YerC/YecD family TrpR-related protein, producing the protein MTDRWKDKLTDQLCRAILALKEEDEVYRFLEDVATIGEIRAFAQRLEVARLLSENMTYPQIAQRTGASTATISRVKKFLDYGADGYKTVLSRLKDQGKPRN
- a CDS encoding endonuclease III domain-containing protein, whose protein sequence is MVKRISSPHILREGDMKRALSVFDLLEEAYRNESSLTLAPSDEPLGGLILTVLSQNTNDKNRDKAYQELISRFPTWGSVAVAPVEEVAEAIKVAGLGNSKAARIREILEVVRGRFGGYTMEPIKHWPPDRVREFLLSLPGVGAKTTACVMLFDLGIPAFPVDTHVARLSSRLGFAPLGMEPKDIQVVLEGLLKPERYLGAHVNMICHGRAVCRARRPNCKGCVVTSLCPKVGIIS